In one window of Micromonospora eburnea DNA:
- a CDS encoding DUF6011 domain-containing protein translates to MTPVRCRLCGRLCTSPTSRARRIGDKCWRKLRRQHHVQDELLPVVDVHVPGVS, encoded by the coding sequence ATGACCCCGGTCCGCTGCCGGCTCTGCGGCCGGCTGTGCACGTCGCCGACGTCCAGGGCCCGCCGCATCGGCGACAAGTGCTGGCGCAAGCTGCGCCGCCAGCACCACGTCCAGGACGAGTTGCTGCCCGTCGTCGACGTCCATGTGCCGGGGGTGAGCTGA